ACGAGGCGTCCCTGCGCGAGGTGATCTCCACCGTCGAGCTCGGCTTCAACCAGAACGACGCTGACCTGCTGCTGCTCGACGTCGCCGCCGACGCGCACGTGGTCAACGCCAGGGGCGCGGTGCTGCGCGGTCGCGAGGCCATCGACGAGGCCACCCGAGAAGGCCTCGCCGACGCCTACCTGCGCGACGCGACCGCGCACTACCGCGTCTCCGACATCGAGCTGGTCGCTCCCGGAGTCGCCGTGCTCCACAAGGACGCGTGGTCCGACGCGGCTGCGGCGGACGCCGGCGAGCCGCCCGAGATGAACGCGCTCTACGTCCTGGTCAAGCGGGACGGACGTTGGTGGATCCTGCGCCGCCAGAACACCCTGGTGCCCTCGTCGGGCAGCGTCTGACGGCGCAGGCCGTCGTCGTACCGGGTCAGTCCCCGGCGACGGCGTCGTCGTCCGGCTCGTCACCCTTCGCGACGGCGATGAGGCGGTCGTTGACCACCTGGACCAGCTCCTCGATGTCGCCGGGTGCGGCATCGTCGAGGTCACCGACGGTGATCACGTGGACGTGGTTGTCGATCCGAACGGCAGCGGCCCACAGGCCGAGCGGGTAGGAGCCGTCCGTCGCCGCTATCGTGCCGACGGCGGTCAGGTTGACCTGGTCGTCGGTGGAGTCGTCGGTCTTGTCGTCGCTCGTGGTGACCGCGAGCTTGGTGGCCACCCCGTCGGAGTCGGTGTCGTCGACCGTGGTGCAGTCGGCCATGGCGTCCCGGAAGTCCTCCAGCGCCTCCTTCGCGTCCTCGACCGAGTCGTAGGAGTCGACGGAGCTGGAGATCAGCGGGAAGCCGGTCTCCGACCCTGCGGTGAAGTCGCGGACGACGTGGGTCGGAGCGTCCGAGGCGTCGGTGATCGCGTCGAAGCCGTCCAGGCAGCCGGGCGCACCCGAGGTGTGGTCGGCGTCCTCGTCCAGCGTGAAGCCGTTGTCGCCGAGGTTGCCCAGCGTGAGGAGTGCCTTCTCGGCGTCGGCCGTGCTCAGCGCCGTCACCTTCGGGGCCTTGTCGGCCTTGTCGGACTTGTCGTCGGACTTCGAGTCCGAGCCGCAGCCGGTCAGCACGGCGCCGAGGACGAGAGCCGCTGCGGCGCTCGCGGAGAGCCTGGTCAGGGTCGTGGTCATCGTCGTGCTCACTCCCCCGCGACGACGGACTCGTCGGGCTTCTCGCCCTCGGCGACGGCCTCGAGGCGGTCGGCGACGACCTGGATCAGCTCGGTGAAGTCGCCCGGGGGCTCCTCGGTCTGCGCAGCCAGGGTGACGATCGAGATGCTGTTGCCCACGCGGACCGCAGCGAGCTGGAACCCGAACGGCACCTCGCCGCTGGCGTCGGCTCCCGATCCGTAGCCGATCACGTTGATCTGCTCGTCCACGTCGTCGTCGGTCACCTTGTCGTCGGTGTCGACGGTGAGCTGGTAGCTCACGCCACCGGCATCGGTCTCGTCGATCGCGGTGCAGTCCTTCATGGCCGTGCGGAAGGTCTCGACGACCTCCTCGGCGTCCTCGACGGAATCGTAGGACTGGACCTGGCTGGTGATCGCGACGGACTCGTTCGACGAGGTCGCGAAGTCACGGACGGCATCGGTCGGCGCCTCGGTGTCGTCGGTGAACGGGTCCAGGGCGGACAAGCAGCCCGGGCTCTTCGTGGTGTGGTCGGCGTTCGGGTTCTCCTCGAACTGACCGCCGAGGTTGTCGACGGTCATCAGCGCGGTGGTGGCCTCGGCCTTGGTCAGCGCGGTGACCTTCGGCGCGGAGTCCTTCGACTCACCCTTGTCCTTCGAGTCGGAGTCCGATCCGCAGCCGGCGAGGGCGGCCGCGAGGACGAGAGCTGCTGCCGAGGACACGGCGGCGCGTTGGAAGCGGGGGGAACGCATGGGTTGATCCTCCAGGGCGGTGTGGTGTGCAGCCGTCAGTGAACCGGTCGGCGCTGTTCGAGCACCAGACGGGGAGGAGCCCGGTCCAGTCAGTTCACCGGAGGTGCAACCTTTTCGCGGGAGGTCGCGTCTATGACCTAATCGCGGGTGCTGGTCTCCGCCGTGGCGTTCTCGGCGGGAACGTCACCGAAAGCTCCGGCGTCGGCGTTGAGCTTCGCCTTCTTCAGGTGCTTGGTGAGGCTCCAGCCCAGGAAGGCCACCGCGATCGCGAGAGCGATGAAGATCGCGAACGCGCCCCAGCCGGCCTTGACGTCGTCCGCGGCAGGGGCCGGGTCCGCCAGCGGGACGAAGCCGACGAGGGTGATGAGCAGGCTGTTCATGACCCCAGTGTCTCAGGCGTCGGGCGGATCCCGGCAAAGAGGTCGTCCTCGGGCAGCGATGTCTCCACGTGGCTGGTCACGAGCTCGAAGTCCTCGGTCGGCCAGACCTTCTGCTGGATCTCCATCGGGATCTGGAAGAAGAAGCCGTCGGGGTCGATCTGGGTCGCGTGCGCGATCAACGCGCGGTCCCGGACCGGGAAGTAGTCCGCGCACGGCACCTTCGTGGTGACCCGGGCGTCCCACTCCGGGTCCGGTGCCCACTCCTTGAGCCGCTCACCGAAGAAGGACTCGATGCCGGCGGCTTCGGCGGCCTCGTGCAGCGCGACCGCCTTGGGGCGGTTGAACCCGTGCGAGTAGTACAGCTTGAGCACCTGCCAGGGCTCGCCCGCGTCCGGGTAACGCGTCGGGTCCGCGGCGGCCTCGAACGCGGCCACCGAGATCTCGTGGCACTTGATGTGGTCGGGGTGCGGGTAGCCGCCCTTCTCGTCGTACGTGGTCATCACGTGCGGCCGGAAGGACCTAATCAGGCGGACCAGCGGTTCGGTGGCTTCCTCGAGCGGGACCAGTCCGAAGCAACCCTCCGGCAGCGGCGGCTTCGGGTCTCCCTCGGGCCACCCGGAGTCGACGAAGCCCAGCCAGTCCTGCGAGACGCCGAGGATCTCGCGGGCAGCGTCCATCTCGGCGCGGCGGATCTCCGCAATGTTCTCGAGCACGTCCGGGCGGTCCATGTTGGGGTTCAGCACCGATCCGCGCTCACCGCCGGTGCAGGTCACGACGTGCACGTCGACACCCCGGTCGACGTACATCGCGGTGCTCGCGGCGCCCTTGCTGGACTCGTCGTCAGGGTGGGCGTGCACGTGCATCAGCCGGAGGCCGGCAAGGTCAGACATGGGTTCCATCCTAAAGTGGTGCCGTGAGCGACCTTCAGCAGCGGTACGGAACGCCGAGCAAGTCCCGGCGAACGACGCTCCTCGTTGTATCGACGGCGCTGGCTGCGTTATTCCTCGGCTGGTTGACCTGGGTGATCGCGTTCCGCAGCGACCCCGCCATCGAGGCCGAGCTGGTCTCCTACGAGGTCGTCGACGCGCACGAGGTCCGGATCCGGGTCGAGTCGAAGTTCCGCGACGACTCGGTCACCGGCAGCTGCTTGTTCCGGGCGACCGCGCGCGACCACACGATCGTCGGCGACATCAACCTCTCGGTGGCCGAGCTCCGAGCCGCTGGGAACGGCTGGATCCCGGTGAAGACCTTCGACCGGGCCACCACGGTCGAGCGCGTCAGCTGCACCGAGCACTGACCGCCTCCCGCACGGAGAAGCGCGGGTCAGGTCCGGTTGCTAGGCTTGTCGCTTCCCCAGATCCATCTTCGGAGGAGCAGCACCCATGACTCAGGCTGATGAGCGCGACGGCGTCTGGCTGACGCAGTCCAAGTTCGACGAGCTGACCGCGGAGCTCGAGGAGCTGCGCGGCCCCGGTCGGACCGCCGTCGTCGAGAAGGTGAGCCAGGCCCGCGACGAGGGCGACCTCAAGGAGAACGGCGGCTACCACGCCGCCCGCGAGGAGCTCGGCAAGCTCGACGGCAGGATCGCTCAGCTCGTGGAGATGCTCAAGAACGCACGGGTCGGCGAGAAGCCGGCCGACGACGGTGTCGTCGAGCCGGGGATGCTCGTGACGATCCGCTTCGTCGGCGACTCCGACACCGAGGAGTTCCTGCTCGGCGCCCGCGAGATGGCCGGCGAGGGCGTGCAGGTCTACTCGCCGCAGTCGCCGATGGGCGAGGCCATCAACGGTCACAAGAAGGGCGAGACGGTCACCTACACCGCGCCCAACGGCAAGGAACTCCAGATCGAGATCGTCGAAGCCGTCCCCTACGACGGGTGATCTGAGACGCGCAGCTCCGGTCGTCGAGCTCGCCTCCGGTCGTCGAGCTTGCCGAGACGCCTCGACCGACCCGCAGACTCAGCTGACCGCAGTCACCCGGTAGCCGTGCTCGCGCAGCTGTGCGAGCACGGCTTCTGCGTGCTTGGGGCCGCGCGTCTCGAGCTGCACGTGCACCTCGACCTCGTCGACGCCCAGGTTCCCGGACGTGCGCTCGTGGGCGACCTCGAGGACGTTGGCGCCCTGATCGGCCAGCTGCCCCAGCAGAGTCGCCAGCCCGCCGGGGCGGTCCGGGATCCGTACGGCGACGTTGAGGTAGCGCCCGGCCGCGGCCAGACCGTGCTGGATCAGCTTGGCCAGCAGCAGCGGGTCGACGTTGCCGCCCGAGAGCACCGCGACGACCGGGCCGTCGAAGGCCGCGGGCTGGTCGAGCAGCGCTGCCACCGCGACCGCGCCGGCCGGCTCGACGACCAGCTTGGCGCGCTCGAGCAGGAGCACCAGCGCGCGTGAGATGGACTCCTCGGAGACCGTGACGACCTGGTCGACGTACTGGTCGATCGCAGCGAACGGCACTGCTCCGGGCCGCGCCACCGCGATGCCGTCGGCCATGGTCGTCATCGTCGTCAGCGCGATCGGGTTGCCGGCCGCCAGCGAGGCCGGGTACGCCGCGGCACCCTCGGCCTGGACTCCGACGACCCGGACGTCGGGGCGACGCAGCTTGATCGCGGTCGCGATGCCGGCGATCAGACCACCGCCGCCGGTAGGGACCAGGACCGTCGCGGCCTCCGGAGCCTGGTCGAGGATCTCCAGGCCGCAGGTCGCCTGACCGGTGACGATGTCGCAATGGTCGAAGGGGTGGATCAGCACCGCACCCGTCGACGCGGCGTACTCCCCTGCGGCGACCAGTGCCTCGTCGACCGAGGATCCGTGGAAGACGACCTCGGCGCCGTACCCGCGGGTCGCGTTGAGCTTGGGGATCGGCGCACCCTCGGGCATGAAGACGGTCGCCGGCAGGCCGAGCATCCGGGCGGCGAGCGCGACCCCCTGCGCGTGGTTGCCCGCGGACGCCGCGACGACACCGTGGGCGCGCTCGGCGTCACTGAGGTTCGCCATCCGCAGGTAGGCACCGCGGATCTTGAACGAGCCGGTGCGCTGGAGGTTCTCGCACTTCAGGAGCACCGGGCCGCCGACGATCTCG
The DNA window shown above is from Marmoricola sp. OAE513 and carries:
- a CDS encoding DUF4307 domain-containing protein, yielding MSDLQQRYGTPSKSRRTTLLVVSTALAALFLGWLTWVIAFRSDPAIEAELVSYEVVDAHEVRIRVESKFRDDSVTGSCLFRATARDHTIVGDINLSVAELRAAGNGWIPVKTFDRATTVERVSCTEH
- the mca gene encoding mycothiol conjugate amidase Mca translates to MSDLAGLRLMHVHAHPDDESSKGAASTAMYVDRGVDVHVVTCTGGERGSVLNPNMDRPDVLENIAEIRRAEMDAAREILGVSQDWLGFVDSGWPEGDPKPPLPEGCFGLVPLEEATEPLVRLIRSFRPHVMTTYDEKGGYPHPDHIKCHEISVAAFEAAADPTRYPDAGEPWQVLKLYYSHGFNRPKAVALHEAAEAAGIESFFGERLKEWAPDPEWDARVTTKVPCADYFPVRDRALIAHATQIDPDGFFFQIPMEIQQKVWPTEDFELVTSHVETSLPEDDLFAGIRPTPETLGS
- the greA gene encoding transcription elongation factor GreA, producing MTQADERDGVWLTQSKFDELTAELEELRGPGRTAVVEKVSQARDEGDLKENGGYHAAREELGKLDGRIAQLVEMLKNARVGEKPADDGVVEPGMLVTIRFVGDSDTEEFLLGAREMAGEGVQVYSPQSPMGEAINGHKKGETVTYTAPNGKELQIEIVEAVPYDG
- the ilvA gene encoding threonine ammonia-lyase, with product MTEPIGLEEIEAAATLLADVAVVTPMQESRWLSEIVGGPVLLKCENLQRTGSFKIRGAYLRMANLSDAERAHGVVAASAGNHAQGVALAARMLGLPATVFMPEGAPIPKLNATRGYGAEVVFHGSSVDEALVAAGEYAASTGAVLIHPFDHCDIVTGQATCGLEILDQAPEAATVLVPTGGGGLIAGIATAIKLRRPDVRVVGVQAEGAAAYPASLAAGNPIALTTMTTMADGIAVARPGAVPFAAIDQYVDQVVTVSEESISRALVLLLERAKLVVEPAGAVAVAALLDQPAAFDGPVVAVLSGGNVDPLLLAKLIQHGLAAAGRYLNVAVRIPDRPGGLATLLGQLADQGANVLEVAHERTSGNLGVDEVEVHVQLETRGPKHAEAVLAQLREHGYRVTAVS